A genomic region of Solanum dulcamara chromosome 2, daSolDulc1.2, whole genome shotgun sequence contains the following coding sequences:
- the LOC129880564 gene encoding probable WRKY transcription factor 75 yields the protein MENYASIFPSSSSSTSHRDEYFSLMNSKSSISDDAKEKLLFQGKNKGFLELMASMETPSGISNKKKDEVKSCKKIKKPRYAFQTRSQVDILDDGYRWRKYGQKAVKNNKFPRSYYRCTHQGCNVKKQVQRLSKDEQVVVTTYEGIHSHPIDKSTDNFEHILSQMQIYTSF from the exons ATGGAGAATTATGCATCAATATTTCCATCATCCTCATCGTCGACGTCTCATCGTGATGAGTacttttcattaatgaatagcaagagtagtattagtGATGATGCTAAAGAGAAATTATTATTCCAAGGGAAGAATAAGGGGTTCTTGGAGCTAATGGCAAGCATGGAAACTCCAAGCGGTATTAGtaataagaagaaggatgagGTGAAATcgtgtaagaagattaagaaacCAAGATATGCTTTCCAAACAAGGAGCCAAGTCGATATTCTTGATGATGGTTATAGATGGAGGAAATATGGACAGAAGGCTGTGAAAAACAACAAATTCCCAAG GAGCTACTACCGATGCACGCATCAAGGATGTAACGTGAAGAAACAAGTACAAAGGTTGTCCAAGGATGAACAAGTAGTAGTAACTACTTATGAAGGCATTCATTCACATCCCATTGACAAGTCTACAGATAACTTTGAGCATATTTTGAGTCAGATGCAAATCTACACTTCcttctaa